A genome region from Hydrogenoanaerobacterium saccharovorans includes the following:
- a CDS encoding sirohydrochlorin cobaltochelatase encodes MNKKALVVISFGTTYPDAMAAIEKIEQRLHNAMPDYDLFRAFTSGMVIRKLQKAQGIAVESPEQLLIRLAEQGYDEIVCQSTHVINGVEYDKMCYQISGQAHKFTSVKLGKPLLSDVQDYIDCCALLMKEVPALGNDEALVLMGHGTDHFANGAYSQLENTFRSLGYERVYVGTVEGFPNLDYVLGRLDKHEIKKVVLMPFMIVAGDHAQNDMAGDDEDSWKMILEQKGYQTQILLQGLGSLDGIGNLFAEHLKKAEEL; translated from the coding sequence ATGAATAAAAAAGCACTGGTGGTTATCAGTTTTGGTACAACTTATCCCGATGCAATGGCAGCAATTGAGAAGATTGAACAGCGTTTGCACAATGCAATGCCGGATTATGACCTGTTTCGGGCATTTACTTCGGGTATGGTGATTCGTAAGCTGCAAAAAGCGCAGGGCATTGCAGTAGAAAGCCCCGAACAGCTGCTAATCCGATTGGCTGAGCAAGGTTACGACGAGATTGTGTGCCAGTCCACTCACGTTATCAACGGTGTGGAATACGACAAGATGTGTTACCAAATCAGCGGGCAAGCGCACAAATTTACCAGCGTAAAGCTTGGCAAGCCGTTGTTGAGTGATGTACAGGATTACATCGACTGCTGCGCATTGTTGATGAAAGAGGTGCCTGCACTCGGCAACGATGAAGCTCTGGTTCTAATGGGGCACGGTACCGACCACTTTGCAAACGGGGCATACAGCCAGTTGGAAAACACGTTTCGCTCGTTGGGATACGAGCGTGTTTATGTGGGCACGGTAGAGGGTTTCCCCAACCTTGATTATGTATTGGGGCGCTTGGATAAACACGAAATTAAAAAGGTGGTTCTAATGCCCTTTATGATTGTTGCAGGTGACCATGCGCAAAATGATATGGCGGGGGACGATGAGGATTCTTGGAAGATGATTCTGGAACAAAAAGGGTACCAAACGCAGATACTGTTGCAGGGTTTGGGCAGCTTGGATGGGATTGGCAATCTTTTTGCGGAGCACCTAAAAAAAGCAGAGGAGCTGTAA
- a CDS encoding thymidine kinase, protein MPKLYFKYGAMGSSKSAQALMAKFNYEEKGYNVGLMKPALDSRDGADIVKSRIGLTGKGIVITPKMDLNDWFLHNKQYDVLIIDEAQFLTGIQIDQLKEIAMNSVPVLCYGLKTDFRTQMFEGSKRLFEIADSLTEIKSVCKCGRKAEVNARIKDGKIVKEGEQIEIGGNDKYIGLCYHCWQQGKL, encoded by the coding sequence ATGCCAAAGCTTTATTTTAAATACGGCGCGATGGGCAGCTCAAAATCTGCACAGGCGCTGATGGCAAAATTTAATTATGAAGAAAAGGGCTACAATGTGGGGCTGATGAAGCCTGCTTTGGATAGCCGTGACGGCGCCGATATTGTAAAAAGCCGCATCGGGCTTACGGGCAAAGGGATTGTAATTACACCTAAGATGGATCTGAACGATTGGTTTTTGCACAATAAGCAATATGATGTATTGATTATAGACGAGGCGCAGTTTCTTACAGGCATACAAATTGACCAACTGAAAGAAATAGCCATGAATTCGGTTCCCGTACTGTGTTATGGGCTCAAAACCGATTTTCGTACCCAAATGTTCGAGGGCAGCAAGCGGCTGTTTGAGATTGCAGATTCGCTTACCGAAATCAAATCGGTTTGCAAATGCGGGCGCAAGGCTGAAGTAAACGCGCGCATCAAAGACGGTAAAATAGTCAAAGAGGGCGAGCAAATCGAAATTGGCGGCAACGATAAGTACATCGGTTTGTGCTACCATTGTTGGCAGCAAGGCAAGCTGTAA
- the aspS gene encoding aspartate--tRNA ligase: MKRTGYCGLYREKDVGKTETVMGWVQTKRDMGGVVFIDLRDREGILQVVFDIANLTEEDFATAETLKNESVVAVSGLIRLRDEETLNPKLATGLVELKATQVQLLSEAHPLPFAIEDQTPVREELRLKYRFLDIRRPQMLRNLRFRHQVQKAVQDYLDGDGFLAVETPLLTKSTPEGARDYLVPSRVHESCFYALPQSPQIFKQLLMVGGVDKYYQVARCFRDEDLRADRQPEFTQVDMEMSFVEQEDILQHLERLFKHLFEQTLGICFDEPFLRITWQHAMDVYGTDKPDIRFGLPIVDVSDIASSCGFSVFRNVMEAGGAVRAINVKGGADFTRTVIEELTQKAVSYGAKGMAWIAVKPDGELYSILTKYLTAEEMDAILKAVDAKPGDFVLFCADQLDTVRRTLGALRIDIAELLGLRRKDDFKFLFVTDFPQFEYSHEAGRYVATHHPFTMPYPEDVQYLTDDPARVRAQAYDVVLNGVELGSGSMRIYQKEVQQKMFEALGFTAEQIEDSFGFMVNAFQYGTPPHGGFAFGLDRLVMLMLGEDSLRQVIAFPKAKDASCLMTNAPDEVDLAQLKVLGITTGEW; the protein is encoded by the coding sequence ATGAAAAGAACAGGTTATTGCGGATTGTACCGCGAAAAAGACGTAGGAAAGACAGAAACGGTAATGGGTTGGGTACAAACCAAACGTGATATGGGTGGCGTTGTGTTTATCGACCTGCGCGACCGTGAGGGAATTTTGCAAGTAGTGTTTGATATTGCCAACCTTACAGAGGAGGACTTTGCAACAGCAGAAACGCTGAAAAATGAGTCTGTTGTTGCGGTAAGCGGATTGATTCGCTTGCGCGATGAAGAGACCCTCAACCCTAAGCTTGCAACCGGCTTGGTAGAACTGAAAGCAACGCAGGTACAACTGTTAAGTGAGGCACATCCGTTGCCTTTTGCAATTGAAGATCAAACCCCTGTGCGCGAAGAACTGAGGCTGAAATACCGATTTTTAGATATACGGCGCCCGCAAATGCTGCGCAATCTGCGCTTTCGCCATCAGGTGCAAAAAGCGGTTCAAGATTACTTGGACGGCGATGGCTTTCTCGCAGTAGAAACCCCTTTGCTCACCAAGAGTACCCCCGAGGGTGCGCGCGATTACCTTGTGCCCAGCCGTGTACACGAAAGCTGCTTTTATGCGCTGCCTCAATCGCCGCAGATTTTTAAACAGCTGCTGATGGTGGGCGGAGTGGATAAATATTATCAGGTTGCACGCTGTTTTCGCGACGAAGACCTGCGTGCCGACCGCCAGCCGGAGTTTACGCAGGTTGATATGGAGATGTCGTTTGTTGAGCAAGAGGATATTTTGCAGCATTTGGAGCGTTTATTCAAGCACCTGTTTGAGCAAACTCTGGGCATCTGTTTTGACGAGCCGTTTTTGCGTATAACATGGCAGCATGCAATGGATGTTTACGGTACGGATAAACCCGATATCCGCTTTGGGCTGCCCATTGTGGATGTAAGCGACATCGCATCGTCTTGCGGTTTTTCTGTGTTCCGCAATGTGATGGAAGCAGGCGGGGCAGTGCGTGCCATCAATGTAAAAGGCGGTGCTGATTTTACCCGTACGGTTATTGAAGAGCTTACCCAAAAAGCGGTAAGCTACGGCGCAAAGGGTATGGCATGGATCGCAGTGAAACCCGACGGCGAATTGTATTCCATCCTCACCAAATACCTAACCGCTGAAGAGATGGATGCAATCCTCAAGGCGGTAGATGCAAAACCGGGAGATTTTGTTCTCTTCTGTGCCGACCAACTTGATACAGTGCGCCGTACACTGGGGGCTTTGCGCATAGATATAGCTGAACTGCTGGGGCTGCGCCGCAAAGACGATTTTAAGTTTTTGTTTGTCACCGATTTCCCTCAGTTTGAATATTCGCACGAGGCGGGGCGCTATGTGGCGACTCACCACCCGTTTACTATGCCGTACCCCGAGGATGTGCAGTACCTCACCGATGACCCTGCCCGTGTACGTGCTCAAGCCTACGACGTGGTGCTCAACGGCGTTGAACTTGGCAGCGGCAGTATGCGCATCTACCAAAAAGAGGTGCAGCAAAAAATGTTTGAGGCACTGGGCTTTACAGCAGAGCAAATAGAAGACAGTTTTGGCTTTATGGTAAATGCATTTCAGTACGGCACCCCGCCCCATGGCGGCTTTGCGTTTGGGTTGGACCGCCTTGTTATGTTGATGCTCGGGGAAGATTCGCTGCGCCAGGTCATCGCATTCCCCAAAGCAAAGGATGCCTCCTGCCTAATGACCAATGCACCCGACGAGGTGGACCTAGCACAATTAAAAGTACTGGGCATTACAACGGGTGAGTGGTAA
- a CDS encoding MBL fold metallo-hydrolase RNA specificity domain-containing protein: protein MQLTFLGATHEVTGSCFYLEACGKHILIDCGLEQGPDEYQNQEIPVSVSEIDYVLLTHAHIDHSGRLPLLYGRGFRGEIHTTGATADLCDIMLRDSAHIQMFEAEWRNRKAKRAGREEYVPLYDMEDAVGVLKLFRSYEYGEIIHLCEGIRIRFTDVGHLLGSASIEVWMEEDGASKKIVFSGDIGNFNQPLIRDPQYIKDADYVVMESTYGDRSHGSPPDYVTELSHIIQTTFDRGGNVVIPSFAVGRTQELLYFLRIIKEKGLVKGHENFPVYVDSPLAVEATNIFNENVQGYFDEEALQLVSQGINPIAFDGLNVSVTSDESKAINFDKKPKVILSASGMCEAGRIKHHLKHNLWRPECTVLFVGYQALGTLGRALQEGAQTVKLFGETIEVRAHIERLEGISGHADKQGLLHWLQAFEKHPQRVFVVHGENGVCEAFTECLRAEYHYDAVAPYSGTSYDLIKNICINEGVKTPAHKEKAAAQRSSDMFARLMAAGKRLMTVIGHNEGGANKDLAKFADQIHSLCDKWDR, encoded by the coding sequence ATGCAACTGACATTTTTAGGCGCAACCCATGAAGTGACCGGGAGCTGTTTTTACCTCGAAGCCTGCGGAAAGCATATCTTAATTGACTGCGGGCTGGAGCAAGGCCCGGATGAGTATCAAAATCAAGAGATTCCCGTCAGCGTATCAGAAATTGACTATGTATTGCTTACCCATGCGCATATCGACCATTCGGGGCGGCTGCCGCTGCTTTATGGCAGAGGCTTTCGCGGTGAAATACACACTACCGGTGCAACTGCCGATTTGTGCGATATTATGTTGCGCGACAGTGCGCACATTCAAATGTTTGAGGCAGAGTGGCGCAACCGAAAAGCAAAGCGTGCCGGGCGTGAGGAATATGTTCCTTTGTACGATATGGAGGATGCAGTAGGCGTTCTCAAGCTGTTTCGTTCGTACGAATACGGTGAAATCATCCACCTGTGCGAAGGTATTCGCATACGCTTTACCGATGTGGGGCATTTACTGGGTTCTGCAAGCATAGAAGTATGGATGGAAGAGGATGGAGCAAGCAAAAAAATAGTATTCTCAGGCGACATCGGTAATTTCAATCAGCCGCTGATCCGCGACCCCCAGTACATCAAAGACGCAGACTATGTGGTGATGGAATCGACCTACGGCGACCGCAGCCATGGTTCACCTCCCGATTACGTAACCGAACTTTCTCATATTATCCAAACAACATTCGACCGAGGCGGAAATGTGGTTATTCCATCGTTTGCGGTGGGGCGCACGCAAGAGCTGTTGTATTTTCTGCGTATAATTAAAGAAAAAGGGCTGGTAAAAGGGCACGAAAACTTCCCCGTTTATGTAGACAGCCCGCTTGCAGTAGAGGCAACCAACATCTTTAACGAGAATGTGCAGGGCTATTTTGATGAAGAAGCACTGCAGCTTGTATCGCAAGGGATTAATCCCATTGCATTTGATGGGCTGAATGTTTCGGTAACAAGCGATGAATCGAAAGCAATCAACTTCGATAAAAAGCCAAAGGTCATTCTATCTGCATCGGGGATGTGCGAGGCAGGCAGAATTAAACATCACCTCAAGCACAACCTTTGGCGCCCCGAATGCACGGTTTTATTTGTGGGTTACCAGGCGCTTGGTACATTGGGACGTGCTTTGCAAGAAGGCGCACAAACCGTAAAGCTGTTTGGTGAAACCATCGAGGTACGTGCGCACATCGAGCGGCTCGAGGGCATCAGCGGGCATGCCGATAAGCAGGGCTTACTGCACTGGCTGCAAGCGTTTGAAAAACATCCGCAGCGTGTGTTTGTGGTGCACGGTGAAAACGGTGTTTGCGAAGCGTTTACCGAATGCCTGCGCGCAGAATATCACTACGATGCAGTGGCACCCTATAGCGGAACAAGTTACGATCTTATAAAGAATATCTGCATCAACGAAGGTGTTAAAACGCCTGCCCATAAAGAAAAAGCGGCAGCGCAGCGGTCATCTGATATGTTTGCCCGCTTGATGGCGGCAGGCAAGCGCCTGATGACAGTAATTGGGCACAACGAGGGCGGTGCAAACAAAGACCTTGCCAAATTTGCAGACCAAATTCATTCGCTCTGTGACAAATGGGATAGGTAG
- a CDS encoding HAD family hydrolase, protein MYHNIVFDIDGTLIDTEEVCLKALQKLILSRQGREVSLEECLFSLGIPSRKVLPMIGMECTDEILAEWDSYYAEIIDTAKPFDGVMELLHTLKGCPVKLGIITSRSETEMEYDPNMELLLPYFEVILTASDTTEHKPTPAPMLEYLRRTGAKAEDTLYIGDTVYDCQCAKGAGTAFALATWGAASHEGIQADHLPAAPLDLLALAAKS, encoded by the coding sequence ATGTATCACAACATTGTATTCGATATTGACGGAACGCTGATTGACACCGAAGAGGTATGCCTGAAAGCTTTGCAAAAGCTTATCCTTTCTAGGCAAGGGCGTGAAGTCTCGCTGGAGGAATGTCTCTTTTCTTTGGGCATCCCCAGCCGAAAAGTTCTGCCGATGATTGGCATGGAGTGTACGGATGAGATTCTCGCCGAATGGGATAGCTATTACGCTGAAATTATTGATACAGCAAAACCGTTTGACGGCGTTATGGAGTTGCTTCATACCTTAAAGGGTTGCCCTGTAAAGCTCGGGATTATCACTTCACGCTCGGAAACAGAAATGGAGTACGACCCGAATATGGAGCTGCTGCTGCCTTATTTTGAAGTGATACTCACCGCCAGCGATACCACCGAGCACAAACCAACGCCTGCACCTATGCTGGAGTATCTGCGCCGAACGGGTGCAAAAGCAGAGGATACCCTTTATATAGGCGATACGGTTTACGATTGCCAATGTGCCAAAGGGGCGGGTACGGCGTTTGCCCTTGCCACATGGGGTGCTGCCTCGCACGAGGGCATTCAAGCCGACCATTTGCCTGCTGCACCTTTAGATTTGCTTGCATTGGCTGCAAAATCTTAA
- the murI gene encoding glutamate racemase — translation MNENRKKIGVLDSGVGGLTVVKELEQLLPNEDIVYFGDNKNCPYGNRTADNIVEIAHNTIGFLQNKSIKAVVVACNTTSSLIHRFEKEYPFPIFSIIKPAAQYVVRHNLPSVGVIATQLTINTGAYKRLIHEGNANIAVYGEPSHNLAALVDSGKFDMDAITEEISVHMNHLLQQHPVKHVIYGCTHYPIVADVFEKAAPEVHFINPAFEQAKAVAEYLKEHNLLNDADGHSFDIYMSGSASVYEAILQRLEIKTPANIYCV, via the coding sequence ATGAATGAAAACCGCAAAAAAATCGGCGTACTGGATTCCGGCGTAGGAGGACTTACCGTAGTCAAAGAACTGGAACAGCTTTTGCCGAATGAAGATATTGTTTATTTTGGTGACAATAAAAACTGCCCGTACGGCAACCGTACTGCCGACAATATTGTTGAAATAGCGCACAATACCATCGGCTTTTTACAGAACAAAAGCATTAAAGCTGTAGTGGTCGCCTGCAATACAACCTCATCGTTGATTCATAGGTTCGAAAAGGAATATCCATTTCCCATCTTCAGCATTATCAAGCCTGCTGCACAGTATGTAGTACGGCATAATCTGCCGAGTGTGGGGGTGATTGCGACCCAGCTTACCATTAACACAGGCGCTTATAAAAGGCTTATCCACGAGGGCAATGCCAATATTGCCGTTTACGGCGAACCAAGCCATAATCTGGCGGCTTTGGTAGACAGCGGTAAGTTTGATATGGATGCTATTACCGAAGAAATATCTGTACATATGAACCATTTATTGCAGCAGCACCCTGTAAAACATGTCATCTATGGCTGTACGCATTACCCAATTGTTGCCGATGTATTTGAAAAGGCAGCCCCTGAAGTACATTTTATAAACCCCGCGTTCGAGCAGGCAAAGGCGGTTGCCGAATACCTGAAAGAACACAACCTTTTAAATGATGCAGATGGGCATAGCTTTGATATTTATATGAGCGGGTCTGCCTCGGTTTATGAGGCAATCTTGCAGCGTTTAGAGATTAAAACCCCTGCAAACATCTATTGCGTGTAA
- a CDS encoding putative ABC transporter permease, with translation MNRVRNGMLVFLIGCCGYSFIEVVWRKYTHWTMALTGGVCFVILNNLFERCKKICLWKKCLLGALSITGVEFTVGCLVNRLLKWDVWDYSHMRGNVLGQVCPLYTFLWSLLCIPIAGISALLNRFVLEKNSPAKLLHR, from the coding sequence GTGAACCGCGTACGAAATGGTATGCTTGTTTTTTTGATTGGATGCTGCGGATATTCTTTTATTGAAGTGGTTTGGCGCAAATATACCCACTGGACTATGGCACTTACAGGTGGCGTTTGCTTTGTAATTTTAAACAACCTGTTTGAACGCTGTAAAAAAATTTGCCTTTGGAAAAAGTGCCTGCTGGGTGCGCTTTCGATTACAGGCGTAGAATTTACCGTAGGCTGTTTGGTAAACCGCTTGCTGAAATGGGACGTGTGGGATTATTCGCATATGCGCGGAAATGTACTGGGGCAGGTGTGCCCGCTCTACACATTTTTGTGGAGCCTTTTGTGCATCCCCATTGCAGGCATCAGCGCCCTGCTTAACCGGTTTGTATTAGAAAAAAACTCACCCGCGAAACTGCTTCACAGGTGA
- a CDS encoding cation diffusion facilitator family transporter gives MKYLLKLFIKNADDTENAAVRQQYGVLSSVVGIVCNVLLFTVKFILGSIANSIAVTADAFNNLSDVGSSIVTLVGFKMASKPADHEHPFGHGRIEYLSGLLISFFIMLVGVEIGKNSVRKIINPEPVEFSIVVVIGLAVSILVKLWLGLFNKKLGQKISSTAMEATAVDSISDVCATAVTLISVVAARFTHLPIDGVMGTIVALLILYAGYGVAKDTLNPLLGGHPDPELVKKIKDSILDHKEILGIHDLIVHDYGPSRRFASVHAEVSVHSDIILSHDVIDRAEREIAENLHVEIVIHLDPIETDCKKTNELRALTLNLVQEINPEFTIHDFRMVHGGTLTNFIFDINIPVETKETDDEIKAAIAQKIKAINPEYYTVVNIDHTLC, from the coding sequence ATGAAATATTTGTTGAAGCTTTTTATAAAAAATGCAGATGATACCGAAAATGCTGCTGTTCGGCAGCAGTACGGCGTGCTAAGCAGTGTGGTGGGCATTGTGTGTAATGTACTGCTGTTTACCGTTAAGTTTATTTTGGGTTCGATTGCCAACAGCATTGCAGTTACAGCCGACGCATTCAACAATCTTTCTGATGTAGGCTCATCCATTGTAACATTGGTAGGCTTTAAGATGGCATCGAAGCCTGCGGATCATGAGCATCCTTTTGGGCATGGCAGAATAGAGTATCTTAGTGGTTTGCTTATTTCTTTTTTTATTATGCTGGTTGGTGTAGAAATTGGCAAAAACTCTGTTCGAAAAATAATAAACCCCGAGCCGGTTGAATTCAGCATCGTCGTTGTTATCGGTCTGGCGGTATCCATTTTGGTCAAACTGTGGTTGGGTTTATTCAATAAAAAGCTGGGTCAAAAAATTTCATCTACCGCAATGGAGGCAACTGCGGTTGACAGTATATCGGATGTATGTGCCACTGCGGTAACCCTAATTTCGGTGGTTGCGGCACGTTTTACCCATTTACCGATTGACGGTGTGATGGGGACGATTGTGGCATTGCTCATCTTATATGCAGGTTACGGTGTTGCCAAAGATACGCTCAACCCGCTGCTTGGCGGTCACCCTGACCCCGAATTGGTAAAAAAAATAAAAGATTCGATTCTTGATCATAAAGAAATTTTGGGTATTCACGATTTAATCGTGCATGATTACGGGCCCAGCAGGCGGTTTGCTTCGGTGCATGCCGAGGTTTCGGTTCACAGTGATATTATCCTATCGCATGATGTGATTGACCGTGCCGAACGCGAAATTGCAGAAAACTTGCATGTCGAAATTGTAATCCACCTCGACCCGATAGAGACAGACTGCAAAAAAACCAATGAACTGCGCGCGCTGACTTTAAATTTGGTACAAGAAATCAACCCCGAGTTTACGATCCACGATTTTCGTATGGTGCACGGCGGCACACTCACCAATTTTATATTTGATATCAATATTCCGGTAGAAACCAAGGAAACCGATGATGAAATCAAAGCTGCTATCGCGCAAAAAATCAAAGCAATCAACCCCGAATATTATACCGTTGTAAACATCGACCATACCTTATGTTAA